A genome region from Candidatus Zixiibacteriota bacterium includes the following:
- a CDS encoding PKD domain-containing protein, which produces MKRTVLNVMVFSLVLMLSGILVAQPPSSYDLRDVGGINYVTTVKNQQGGTCWAHGAFAAMEGNMLMTGAWAAAGEAGEPALAEYHMDWWNGFNVHNNDDASPPTGGGLVVHEGGDYMVTQAYLSRREGAVREIDGQSYNEPPLRFDTSYHYFYANDVEWLVAGPNLENADAIKEKIMSDGVIGTCLCYDGYFMDGTVHYQPPSNSLDPNHAVAIVGWDDNKPTQAPNPGAWLIKNSWGSGWGESGYFWISYYDKHCCQHPQMGAISYQGVGPMPYDYVYYHDYHGWRETKTDAVEAFNVFVAGGGQKLQAVSFYTADDSVDYVATIYSSHEDGELANPLSTMSGRAGLTGFHTIDLDDQFILKQSDTFYVYLHLSHGGQAYDCTSDIPVLLGANYRTIVVSSANPGESFYRSGGDWLDLYDFNNSANFCIKALAEVGLGFQTDTQVGWLPHNVDFTSTSKLNPDTWTWAFGDGDSSTTQNPSHTYTERGLYDVTLEINAAGDIRSLTRHGYIAAVADTMEADTVNCSPGQQVVVTISTYNSIPTRITKVPIDYFGDLDLTLDSVSTVGCRTDYFDTIVVNHSDPWGKHETFSLISSEDGSQPELPSGEGPILKAYFTVDPGAAWGESTTINVGGYSSYIPSYLGTMAEYDIPGKPGLVIIGSCCEVRGNVDDLMEGEGPINIGDLTYLVGYLFTGGPPPPCEDAANVDALSDSGGPIDVADLTYLVAYLFTGGPPPPDC; this is translated from the coding sequence ATGAAACGGACCGTTCTGAATGTAATGGTATTCAGCTTGGTGCTGATGCTGTCAGGGATTCTGGTAGCCCAACCACCCAGCAGTTATGATCTGCGGGATGTTGGCGGTATCAACTACGTAACAACGGTGAAAAATCAGCAGGGCGGTACTTGCTGGGCTCACGGCGCCTTTGCCGCTATGGAAGGCAATATGCTAATGACTGGAGCCTGGGCGGCGGCTGGCGAAGCAGGCGAGCCGGCTCTGGCCGAATATCACATGGATTGGTGGAACGGGTTCAATGTACACAACAATGACGATGCGTCTCCGCCTACTGGAGGCGGCCTGGTGGTTCACGAAGGTGGTGACTACATGGTTACTCAAGCCTATCTGAGCCGGCGCGAGGGAGCAGTCCGGGAGATCGACGGACAGTCGTATAATGAACCCCCGTTGCGATTCGACACAAGCTATCACTACTTCTATGCCAACGATGTGGAATGGCTGGTGGCCGGACCCAATCTGGAGAATGCGGATGCCATCAAGGAAAAGATTATGTCCGATGGCGTGATAGGTACCTGCCTCTGTTACGACGGTTATTTCATGGATGGCACTGTTCATTATCAGCCGCCCAGTAATAGTCTTGATCCCAACCACGCTGTTGCAATAGTAGGGTGGGACGACAACAAGCCCACTCAGGCTCCGAACCCAGGCGCATGGTTAATCAAGAACAGTTGGGGATCGGGCTGGGGCGAGAGTGGTTATTTCTGGATATCATATTATGACAAACATTGCTGCCAACACCCTCAGATGGGGGCAATTTCCTATCAGGGTGTCGGCCCCATGCCGTACGACTACGTTTACTACCACGACTATCACGGTTGGCGCGAAACCAAGACCGATGCTGTCGAGGCGTTCAATGTATTTGTTGCCGGGGGAGGACAGAAGCTACAAGCCGTAAGTTTCTATACGGCCGACGACAGTGTCGATTATGTTGCTACGATCTATAGTAGCCATGAGGATGGCGAATTGGCGAATCCCCTGTCAACCATGTCTGGCAGAGCCGGATTAACCGGTTTCCATACGATTGATCTTGACGATCAATTCATTCTCAAGCAGAGTGATACTTTCTATGTCTACCTGCATCTGTCCCATGGCGGGCAAGCCTATGATTGTACTTCCGATATTCCGGTTCTGCTGGGTGCGAACTATCGAACAATTGTCGTTTCTTCGGCTAATCCGGGCGAGAGCTTTTACCGATCCGGCGGCGACTGGCTGGATTTATATGACTTCAATAATTCCGCCAATTTCTGCATCAAAGCATTGGCCGAAGTTGGGCTTGGATTCCAGACAGATACGCAGGTTGGATGGTTACCGCATAATGTCGATTTTACATCTACTTCCAAACTCAATCCTGATACCTGGACCTGGGCTTTTGGAGATGGCGATTCGTCTACCACCCAGAATCCCAGTCACACTTATACCGAACGTGGTCTCTATGATGTCACGCTGGAGATTAACGCGGCAGGTGACATTCGCTCTCTGACCAGGCACGGTTATATTGCGGCTGTAGCCGATACGATGGAAGCTGATACCGTCAACTGTTCGCCAGGACAGCAAGTTGTAGTGACCATCTCGACCTACAATTCTATACCGACTCGGATTACAAAGGTACCGATCGATTACTTCGGCGATCTCGACCTTACCCTGGACTCTGTCTCTACGGTTGGATGCAGGACTGACTATTTTGACACAATTGTAGTAAACCACAGTGACCCATGGGGGAAGCACGAAACATTCTCACTGATCAGTTCCGAGGATGGTTCTCAACCGGAGTTGCCTAGCGGCGAAGGGCCAATTCTCAAGGCCTACTTCACAGTGGATCCTGGCGCTGCCTGGGGTGAGTCTACGACAATTAACGTAGGCGGCTACAGTTCATACATACCAAGTTATTTAGGAACAATGGCCGAATACGATATCCCGGGAAAACCCGGACTGGTAATAATTGGCAGTTGCTGTGAAGTTCGTGGAAATGTGGACGATCTCATGGAAGGCGAAGGTCCAATTAATATTGGCGACCTCACGTATCTTGTGGGCTATCTATTTACTGGCGGTCCTCCTCCTCCGTGCGAGGATGCCGCCAATGTTGATGCGCTTAGTGATTCCGGTGGTCCTATCGATGTAGCCGATTTGACCTATCTGGTAGCCTATCTCTTCACCGGTGGACCACCACCGCCTGATTGTTAG
- a CDS encoding M48 family metallopeptidase, producing MSKFALLTLILLSVTLISRTVAAEDMSINTVEDSVTNPANDSLASEVIAVTATEMESETPLYPMSQERKQRLIEYSRFKNIWRFVNFFIGIGILAVILFSGLSARLRNLAQIARARFFIMWLYVILVLVIDYLLNLPFSIYRSFVVESNYGFMNQTFMEWWGEDLLGLLILAVITIIPMWFFYRLVGCMKRWWLAFSIGSIPFLILLVVLVPVVIAPMFNEFEPVKDKELEIKLQTLASKAGIDGADVFQVNGSKQSTKINAYVTGMFGSKRIVLYDTMIDNFTHDEIMFVMGHEMGHYVKQHIWWGLALSVVFIMFALWLTDRVIHIVIGRFKQRFKFDRLADIASLPLVLIFMSIITFVFQPITNGASRYMEHTCDTYGIDITDIDGESAALAFDKLSVFNLSDPSPHPIIEFWFYDHPALDGRMAFVREYANKVRK from the coding sequence ATGTCAAAATTCGCCCTCCTGACTCTAATACTGCTATCGGTAACATTGATCTCAAGGACAGTGGCTGCAGAGGATATGTCAATCAATACAGTAGAGGACAGTGTGACCAATCCGGCTAATGACTCACTTGCGTCTGAGGTGATAGCTGTCACTGCAACAGAGATGGAGTCCGAGACTCCTCTTTATCCTATGTCCCAGGAACGCAAACAGAGACTGATTGAATATTCGCGGTTCAAGAACATCTGGCGTTTTGTTAATTTCTTTATCGGTATTGGAATCTTGGCTGTTATTTTGTTCTCGGGGCTATCTGCCCGGCTTCGCAACTTGGCGCAGATTGCTCGCGCCCGTTTCTTTATCATGTGGCTGTATGTAATTCTAGTTCTGGTTATTGACTACCTGCTGAATTTGCCGTTTTCTATCTACCGTAGTTTTGTTGTTGAATCAAATTACGGCTTCATGAACCAGACCTTTATGGAGTGGTGGGGGGAAGATCTGCTCGGCCTCCTGATTCTGGCCGTCATTACCATTATCCCCATGTGGTTTTTCTATCGGCTCGTGGGTTGTATGAAGAGATGGTGGTTGGCATTTTCCATCGGGTCCATTCCATTCCTGATTCTATTGGTTGTTCTCGTACCGGTTGTAATCGCCCCCATGTTCAATGAGTTCGAACCGGTGAAAGACAAGGAGCTCGAAATCAAGCTGCAAACGCTGGCTTCTAAGGCTGGAATCGATGGAGCGGATGTCTTTCAGGTCAACGGCTCAAAGCAATCAACCAAGATCAATGCCTATGTCACCGGTATGTTCGGGTCGAAACGGATTGTTCTCTACGACACAATGATCGACAATTTCACTCATGATGAGATAATGTTCGTTATGGGTCACGAAATGGGCCACTATGTGAAACAGCATATATGGTGGGGATTGGCATTGTCTGTGGTGTTCATAATGTTCGCGCTCTGGTTGACTGATCGGGTTATTCACATAGTAATAGGGCGCTTCAAGCAGCGTTTCAAATTCGACCGTCTGGCTGATATTGCCTCATTGCCGCTTGTATTGATATTCATGTCAATTATCACCTTCGTATTTCAACCGATTACAAACGGGGCCAGCCGCTACATGGAGCATACCTGCGATACTTATGGTATTGACATCACGGATATCGATGGTGAATCGGCGGCTCTCGCCTTTGACAAGCTATCAGTATTTAATCTGTCCGATCCTTCCCCGCACCCCATCATTGAGTTCTGGTTCTACGATCACCCTGCGCTGGACGGTCGCATGGCCTTTGTTCGGGAATATGCCAACAAGGTCCGGAAATAG
- the purL gene encoding phosphoribosylformylglycinamidine synthase subunit PurL, translating into MVTEHGLNEEEYARIKKILGREPNYTELGIFSVMWSEHCSYKNSIALLKTFPREGKNLLTEAGEENAGAVDIGDGLAVVFKIESHNHPSAVEPYQGAATGVGGILRDIFTMGARPIASINSLRFGSPDNPRVRYLVDGVVRGIGDYGNSFGVPTVAGEVYFDEAYTGNPLINAMAVGLVKSDGIISAVAKGEGNPVMIVGSTTGRDGIHGATFASEELTEESEEKRSSVQVGDPFTEKLLVEATLEIIQKDFAVGIQDMGAAGITCSCTEMSAKGESGIEIDIDKVPVREPGMIPYETLLSESQERMLVCVKKGKEAAVTEVFDKWGLDSTIIGKVTSDGLFTVKLHGEVVSQIPSEVLVLGGGAPIYHRETKRPAYMDQIVKLNMTDYATDRDWNADLLTMLAAPNICNKAWVYDQYDSMVRTNTAVGPGSDAAILRIRKTRKALAMVTDCNGRYCYINPRLGAQSAVAESARNIVCSGALPLAITNCLNFGNPYKPEIYYGFSEAVAGMGEACRVFDTPVTGGNVSFYNQDPDRAVFPTPTIGMIGLVKDIDHVTTQSFKETGDIVFLLGDNTEHLGASEYLHTVYGQNRGAVPPLDLAFEKKLQVALLKAIQTGLIQSAHDASDGGLAVALAECCVSDKDNQIGADIKLNDDMRPDALLFGETQSRVIISCAPDKASGIEKLFKDGNVPCHRIGIVGGDLLKIKGLVSQSVVAMSTAFFDAMPAFMDRIE; encoded by the coding sequence ATGGTGACGGAACACGGACTGAACGAGGAAGAATACGCTCGGATTAAGAAAATCCTTGGGCGTGAACCCAACTACACTGAACTGGGTATATTCTCAGTGATGTGGTCGGAACACTGTTCCTACAAGAACTCGATTGCCTTGCTGAAGACTTTCCCACGCGAAGGGAAGAACCTGCTCACCGAAGCGGGTGAGGAAAACGCAGGAGCAGTCGATATCGGTGATGGGTTAGCGGTCGTGTTCAAGATAGAATCACACAACCATCCCTCTGCCGTGGAACCCTACCAGGGAGCGGCAACCGGTGTCGGTGGCATTCTGCGTGACATCTTCACTATGGGCGCTCGTCCGATAGCATCGATTAACTCCCTGCGCTTTGGCTCACCGGATAATCCTCGCGTTCGATATCTTGTGGACGGCGTCGTACGCGGCATTGGTGACTACGGCAACTCGTTTGGCGTTCCGACGGTGGCCGGAGAAGTCTACTTCGATGAAGCCTACACCGGCAATCCCTTAATCAACGCTATGGCGGTTGGACTTGTGAAATCCGATGGCATAATTTCCGCCGTGGCCAAGGGTGAGGGCAATCCGGTCATGATCGTTGGTTCCACCACTGGACGCGATGGAATCCACGGGGCGACGTTTGCCTCCGAAGAACTCACCGAGGAATCCGAAGAAAAACGCTCGTCGGTGCAGGTGGGCGACCCGTTTACCGAGAAGTTGCTGGTCGAGGCAACACTGGAGATTATTCAGAAAGATTTTGCTGTTGGTATTCAGGATATGGGCGCGGCTGGGATCACATGCTCCTGCACTGAAATGTCCGCCAAGGGGGAGTCCGGTATTGAGATCGATATCGACAAAGTTCCCGTGCGTGAACCGGGCATGATCCCTTATGAGACGCTTCTCTCCGAATCGCAGGAGCGTATGCTGGTCTGTGTGAAAAAGGGTAAAGAAGCGGCAGTGACCGAGGTGTTTGACAAATGGGGATTGGATTCGACGATTATCGGCAAAGTAACTTCGGACGGTCTTTTTACCGTGAAGCTGCATGGCGAAGTCGTATCACAGATTCCATCGGAAGTGCTTGTGCTGGGTGGCGGAGCACCGATCTATCATCGCGAAACCAAACGACCGGCTTATATGGATCAGATCGTCAAGCTCAACATGACCGACTATGCCACCGACCGTGACTGGAATGCCGATTTGTTGACTATGCTGGCGGCTCCGAATATATGTAACAAGGCCTGGGTATATGATCAGTATGATTCGATGGTCCGTACCAATACAGCCGTAGGACCGGGATCCGATGCTGCCATTCTCCGCATCCGAAAAACACGCAAAGCACTGGCTATGGTCACCGACTGCAATGGTCGCTATTGTTACATCAACCCGCGGCTTGGGGCACAAAGTGCTGTGGCGGAGTCCGCTCGTAATATCGTCTGTTCCGGAGCACTTCCGTTGGCAATTACCAACTGTCTCAATTTTGGGAATCCGTATAAACCTGAAATCTACTACGGTTTCTCTGAGGCGGTGGCTGGTATGGGCGAGGCCTGTCGGGTATTCGATACACCGGTAACGGGTGGCAATGTTTCGTTCTACAATCAAGATCCCGACCGAGCAGTATTCCCCACGCCTACTATTGGCATGATCGGGCTGGTTAAAGATATCGATCATGTCACTACCCAGTCGTTTAAGGAGACCGGAGACATTGTTTTTCTACTGGGTGACAACACGGAACACCTGGGAGCATCGGAGTATCTTCACACGGTCTATGGGCAGAACCGGGGTGCGGTACCACCGTTGGACCTGGCATTTGAGAAAAAACTGCAGGTTGCATTACTCAAAGCTATTCAAACAGGCCTGATTCAATCAGCCCATGATGCTAGTGACGGTGGTCTGGCTGTTGCTCTGGCCGAGTGCTGTGTGTCAGACAAGGATAATCAGATAGGTGCAGATATCAAACTGAATGACGACATGCGCCCCGATGCTCTCCTGTTCGGTGAGACGCAATCACGGGTGATAATCAGTTGTGCACCTGACAAAGCATCAGGTATTGAGAAGTTGTTCAAAGATGGCAATGTGCCTTGCCATCGGATAGGTATAGTGGGGGGGGATTTGCTTAAGATCAAAGGTTTGGTCAGTCAATCAGTAGTGGCGATGTCGACAGCTTTTTTCGATGCTATGCCGGCGTTCATGGATCGAATCGAATAG
- a CDS encoding SEL1-like repeat protein — translation MTKPTRALIIISIALICPVACPVADSIDLEPIVRRAESGDAYYQGVLGAIYRRGETGETNYEKAYQWLKLSSDNGNPIGLYNLAALYESGKFVGKDTALANTLYAQAYEPMLQLALQGDPVAQVNLGYLLEIGAGVDADLQEALRWYEKAAKANYPRAQFILGYKHYHGWGYEKDYGKAIDWFTRAAKRGYGAAQHRLGNMYANGIGVAASYDDAVGFFREAEQSQNSREAIGADSVQYVLNGIAYDGDKIIPGLLPPEFKYDIPEGSCGEACLWSVINANGFVTSQIEINNDGGYPGRGLHSNELHRPLDKHNIVYVDHMTRSYFDYAISFLNPVNYLSSHSEEYREFLYDVVIEKIKQGTPIILGLKIYPDRHFFWDCDHFILLVGYNEETNEIIYNDFDRRGRISADKLLDQSDGYSIINRYNFLNYIEIENPSRHLSEPQ, via the coding sequence ATGACTAAACCCACAAGAGCACTAATAATAATCAGCATAGCTCTAATATGTCCTGTAGCCTGCCCAGTCGCTGATTCAATTGATTTGGAGCCTATCGTTAGGAGAGCGGAGAGTGGAGACGCGTACTACCAGGGTGTATTAGGGGCTATATACCGCCGGGGAGAAACAGGTGAGACTAATTATGAAAAAGCGTATCAGTGGCTGAAACTATCATCTGATAATGGTAACCCGATTGGACTGTACAACCTGGCGGCATTGTATGAATCTGGGAAATTCGTTGGCAAAGACACCGCGTTAGCCAATACACTCTACGCTCAAGCGTATGAACCAATGCTTCAACTGGCCCTCCAGGGTGATCCCGTAGCCCAGGTAAATTTGGGCTACTTGTTGGAAATTGGTGCCGGTGTTGATGCAGACCTTCAGGAAGCGCTTAGATGGTATGAAAAAGCAGCCAAAGCAAATTATCCCCGTGCACAGTTCATTTTGGGCTACAAACACTATCATGGTTGGGGATATGAAAAAGATTATGGTAAGGCAATAGACTGGTTCACTCGGGCGGCGAAGCGAGGTTATGGTGCCGCCCAACACCGGTTGGGAAACATGTATGCCAATGGCATTGGAGTAGCGGCGAGTTACGATGACGCTGTAGGATTCTTCCGAGAGGCAGAACAGTCGCAGAACAGCAGGGAGGCCATCGGTGCCGACTCGGTGCAGTATGTATTGAATGGCATCGCCTATGATGGCGACAAAATCATCCCCGGATTGCTTCCGCCCGAGTTCAAGTATGATATCCCCGAGGGCAGTTGTGGGGAAGCCTGTCTTTGGAGCGTAATCAATGCCAACGGTTTCGTAACTTCACAGATTGAGATAAACAATGACGGCGGTTATCCCGGAAGAGGATTGCACAGCAACGAACTGCATAGACCCCTCGACAAACATAATATTGTCTACGTCGATCATATGACCAGATCGTATTTTGATTATGCAATATCATTCCTGAATCCGGTTAATTATCTCTCTTCGCATTCAGAGGAATACAGGGAGTTCCTGTATGATGTTGTGATTGAGAAAATCAAGCAGGGCACGCCAATTATCTTGGGACTGAAGATATATCCTGATCGTCATTTTTTCTGGGATTGCGATCACTTCATATTGTTGGTCGGATACAACGAAGAAACCAATGAGATTATTTATAACGACTTTGATCGTCGGGGAAGAATAAGCGCGGACAAGCTTCTGGACCAGAGCGACGGATATTCCATAATCAACAGGTACAATTTTCTGAACTACATAGAAATTGAGAATCCTAGCCGACATCTGTCTGAACCACAATAA
- a CDS encoding 3-isopropylmalate dehydratase large subunit, with translation MPTKAELMQLQKLYRTDEKIGERLGGVPAYLVAYWRRKKNVPKHSQPKFSDSEVRNLWERFGDDDRCGLELGISKAAFYNWRRRYGIREKPAFLKLEQLELNLPGVDQRNHVAPLYGKQTVAQKILARAAGLEKIKIGELVVVEPDQVVVNRDIARVISTFKDIGVEFVWNPARIAVSLDGTDPSQTEDPANLKLARDFCRRQKITNFYDTHQGTCHQLSIENGHILPGQLVLGTDRQTVSLGALSAFAVGIDAVEMATVLASGRLWLKVPPSIRIDISGRRPRGTYARDIAMTIIKQLGTSRAEYSAIEFHGQAVANMSISERVTLCQLTVDMGAKAAMCPFEAVTRRYLTGRNDSNYRPVIADKDAVYDEAYQFNIDRLTPQIAGPEGISTINPVREHDGLSIHQVIIGTFNNGRFDDLRIAANILKGNKVDPQCRLIILPGSHQVYLEALRKGLIRVLAEAGAMIISSSSTFLAGRFHQMLAPGERGLTTADPTTAYSGQSDSGEMYLCSPATAAASALNGRITNPEPYVK, from the coding sequence ATGCCTACCAAGGCCGAACTGATGCAGCTTCAGAAACTGTATCGGACCGACGAGAAAATCGGTGAACGGCTGGGAGGGGTGCCCGCCTACCTCGTCGCGTACTGGCGTCGCAAGAAGAACGTTCCCAAACACTCGCAGCCGAAGTTCTCTGATAGCGAAGTTCGCAACTTGTGGGAACGGTTTGGTGATGATGATCGGTGCGGACTCGAACTCGGCATTTCCAAAGCCGCTTTCTATAATTGGCGACGTCGTTATGGTATTAGGGAAAAACCGGCGTTCCTGAAGTTGGAACAACTCGAACTGAATCTTCCCGGCGTGGATCAGCGTAACCATGTTGCTCCCCTCTACGGAAAACAGACCGTCGCTCAAAAGATTCTCGCCCGGGCGGCTGGACTGGAGAAAATAAAAATTGGCGAACTAGTGGTTGTTGAACCGGACCAGGTCGTTGTGAATCGTGATATCGCCAGGGTCATTAGTACCTTTAAGGATATCGGCGTTGAATTTGTCTGGAATCCTGCACGAATAGCGGTGAGCCTGGATGGCACCGATCCATCACAGACTGAAGACCCTGCCAATCTCAAGCTGGCACGCGATTTTTGCCGACGACAGAAGATCACCAATTTCTATGATACGCACCAGGGAACATGCCATCAGTTATCAATCGAGAATGGCCATATACTGCCCGGACAGTTAGTTCTGGGGACTGACCGACAGACCGTGTCGCTGGGTGCCTTGAGCGCCTTCGCAGTCGGCATTGATGCTGTCGAAATGGCTACGGTTTTGGCCAGTGGACGGTTATGGCTGAAAGTACCGCCATCGATTCGAATAGATATCAGCGGCCGACGACCACGCGGGACTTATGCCAGGGATATCGCCATGACTATTATCAAACAATTGGGGACTTCCCGGGCTGAATACAGTGCTATCGAGTTTCATGGACAGGCGGTAGCCAACATGAGTATCAGCGAACGTGTAACACTGTGCCAGCTGACGGTTGACATGGGAGCCAAAGCAGCCATGTGTCCTTTCGAGGCAGTTACTCGTCGCTATTTGACCGGTCGCAACGACAGTAACTACCGGCCGGTCATTGCCGACAAGGATGCCGTCTATGACGAAGCCTACCAGTTCAACATCGATCGGCTAACACCACAGATAGCAGGACCGGAAGGGATCAGCACGATCAATCCAGTCAGGGAACACGATGGTCTCAGTATTCATCAGGTCATCATCGGTACTTTCAACAACGGACGGTTCGATGACCTTCGGATCGCGGCCAACATTCTCAAGGGGAACAAGGTGGATCCACAGTGCCGGCTGATAATTCTGCCCGGATCTCACCAGGTCTATCTGGAGGCTCTCAGGAAAGGGTTGATCAGAGTTCTGGCGGAAGCTGGAGCAATGATAATCAGCTCTTCGAGTACATTTCTCGCCGGACGGTTCCATCAGATGCTGGCCCCGGGTGAACGTGGCCTGACAACAGCTGACCCGACAACAGCCTACTCGGGACAATCCGACTCCGGTGAAATGTACCTTTGTTCTCCGGCCACAGCAGCTGCCTCAGCCCTCAACGGCCGTATCACCAACCCCGAACCATACGTCAAATAA
- a CDS encoding HIT domain-containing protein has protein sequence MVDKMIWAPWRAEFILSEREKGCIFCNRLESEDSVENLILHRGDKCFVILNKFPYNSGHAMVVPIRHVGQLEKLTEEEGNEFFSLTRLTVRMIKQALKPHSLNIGMNLGRESGAGIPEHLHMHIVPRWTGDTNFMPIIGKTNIVSVGLELVYEAIRKEFDKL, from the coding sequence ATGGTAGACAAGATGATATGGGCACCGTGGAGAGCAGAGTTTATTCTGAGTGAAAGAGAGAAGGGTTGTATCTTTTGCAACCGGCTAGAGAGCGAGGACTCTGTAGAAAATCTAATCCTGCATCGCGGCGATAAGTGTTTTGTTATTCTCAATAAGTTTCCCTACAACTCAGGTCACGCTATGGTCGTGCCCATCCGACATGTAGGCCAGCTTGAAAAATTGACCGAGGAAGAAGGAAATGAGTTTTTCTCCCTGACTCGTTTGACTGTCAGAATGATCAAGCAAGCGCTCAAGCCTCATTCGCTCAATATCGGCATGAATCTGGGTCGAGAATCCGGAGCGGGAATTCCCGAACATCTTCATATGCACATTGTTCCCCGCTGGACAGGCGACACCAATTTCATGCCGATCATCGGCAAGACCAACATCGTCTCGGTCGGTCTGGAGTTGGTCTACGAGGCAATCAGAAAGGAATTCGACAAACTGTGA
- a CDS encoding site-specific DNA-methyltransferase: MLRNSLPRLDNDTTGLRRRILPLCRLKQGEVWEDPDGTHLVACGDATDRAFVQQLFGRSRASLAVHDPPYNLVAFETKSIEEYIAWSLVWVDCCRSVLAGDSSLYVWLGADQNDHFQPLPQFMAMMMSSEFKSRSFITMRNQRGYGTQSNWMAVRQELLYYTLGRPSFDVQYTDIPKVLRGYYKEIDGQRTENFQRSRSGNIRASNVWVDLQQVFYRLAENVSGCYAQKPLAAIERIVSASSAKGDLVTDFFAGSGTTLLACELQNRRCITFDSDPIMAEIAIRRLLRFRATGKTGWQASNPFDSESGIKDSGRRSTTAPLAATTEAL, encoded by the coding sequence ATGCTGCGAAACTCACTGCCGCGTCTCGACAATGACACTACCGGCCTTCGACGCCGGATTCTCCCCCTATGTCGTTTGAAGCAAGGGGAAGTATGGGAAGATCCCGATGGAACCCATCTGGTCGCCTGTGGGGATGCTACTGACCGAGCATTTGTACAGCAGTTGTTTGGCCGCTCCCGGGCATCGCTCGCAGTCCACGACCCGCCCTATAATCTGGTGGCATTCGAGACCAAATCGATCGAGGAGTATATCGCCTGGTCCCTGGTTTGGGTAGACTGCTGTCGATCAGTTCTGGCAGGCGACTCGTCGCTCTATGTCTGGCTGGGTGCGGACCAGAACGATCATTTTCAGCCTTTGCCGCAGTTTATGGCAATGATGATGTCCAGCGAATTCAAATCGCGATCGTTCATTACCATGCGGAACCAGCGAGGTTACGGAACCCAGAGCAATTGGATGGCTGTGCGGCAGGAATTGTTGTACTATACGCTTGGCCGTCCGTCATTTGATGTCCAGTACACCGATATTCCAAAAGTACTGCGGGGCTATTACAAGGAAATTGATGGCCAGCGTACTGAGAATTTCCAGCGCAGTCGATCAGGAAATATTCGAGCGAGCAATGTTTGGGTAGATTTACAACAAGTGTTCTATCGTCTGGCGGAGAATGTCAGTGGGTGCTATGCCCAAAAACCGCTGGCGGCAATCGAACGTATTGTGTCGGCTTCGTCAGCCAAAGGTGATCTGGTCACTGACTTTTTTGCCGGTTCGGGGACTACGTTGCTGGCTTGCGAACTGCAGAACCGACGCTGTATCACTTTCGACAGCGACCCCATTATGGCCGAAATAGCAATCCGTCGCCTGTTGCGATTCCGGGCTACCGGCAAAACAGGGTGGCAGGCAAGTAATCCCTTCGATTCAGAATCAGGGATTAAGGACTCAGGCCGTAGATCGACGACGGCGCCATTGGCCGCAACAACCGAGGCATTATGA